A window of Verrucomicrobiia bacterium genomic DNA:
AAACGATCCTTTTTCTTTAAGGGGTCGTCTGACGGAGGCGGCCCGGTTTTTTGCCCGGATAAGGATACAAGGAATTCCCCGATAGCCGGGGCCGAGCTGGTTTTTTATGATGCCAGCCATTCGAAAGCGGAGGATCATCTGCTTTCATAACAATTAAAAATGAGGTGCTATCATGAAAACAAATGACCGTTGTTTTTTTGCGGCGGTGCTTTCGCTCCTGACGGGCCTGGTCTTCGTTTCTATGCCGGCCCGCGCGGAACAAAGCGTGCTTACAAACCTGCAGAACAAAGCCGCCGAGGCATGGGAAAAGCTGACGCCCGACGTCGAGGTGAACCGGGACGCTTATGTCCGCGTGACCGGCGACCGCCTGAATGCCTTGAAGCAGGGCATCCAGGAGCTCAAGAGCTCCCCCAGAAATGATTTCGAAGGCGAATCCTGGGAAGAAATCTCGACAGGCCTGGACCGGATGGAAACCGAGGCGGAATCGCAATACAATCGCCTGCAGACGGCCGTGGGTGACAGCTGGCGCGATAAGCGCTCGGATGTGGACAAGGCCCTGAAAGCGGCTCGCTCGGATCTCGACAAGGCCGCGGACAAAGTGCTTCCGGAAAGGGACGCTTATGCAGTGAAAACGGGGCAGCGTCTGGCGGAAATGAATGCACGCCTGCAGAAGCTGGAAGCCAAGCGCGCCGAAACCACGGATCAGGCCGAGCAGGCCAAACTCGACGGCCAGATCAAAGAGCTGAAAGACAGGCATGACGGCGCGCAGCAGCACCTGGATCAGCTCAAGACCGACAAGACCGAAACATGGAAGACACATCGTGACGCCATCGAGGCGCTTTTGAAATAATTCTGCGGAAGGTCAAACGACAGCCGCGGGAATTTCTCCCGCGGCTGTTTTTTTTGCTTAAAACGGCCTGACAGAAGGCGGTTCGGAGGGAGACGCCGGAGGTTCCGAAGGAGGTTCGACGCTCGGCGGCTCCTGAGGCAGGGCGGGCGCAGGTGCCGGGGGGCGCAGTGGCGCGGGCTCGCGGGCCGGAGCCGGTTCTTTTTCGGGTTCGACTTCGGGCTTGCCGCCTTTTTTTTCGGCGGCCGTTTGGCCCGGAATGCGAAAATGCGAATTCATGACTGCCGCCTTTCCGGGGATGTCTGGCTTAATAGACCACGGAACCTTTTTCGATCTGGTCCTTGCGGATTTCATACTCCCGCTGGTCGATCTTGCCGGCTTTATAATCGTCTTCGATTTGCTGCAATTGCTGCCTGGCGCGGAGCTCGTAAGCTGTCGCCGTGCCGCCTGCCCCGGCTCCTGTGCCGCCCCAAAACCAGCCGCTGCAACCCGCGGAAAATAAACAGATCGATACTAATGCCATGGCTGTTCTTAATTTCGTCATACATCCCTCGCTGTTTTTCTCGTTCGACGTTGTTGAAACTCACCGGTATTCCAGCACTCGCGGGGCAGACCGGCTATCGGGGATCGTCTTGATTTGGTTTCGGGGGATGCTGGCAAAGCCCTATCGAATGTTCAGCGTGTCCCCTATGGCAGGCGAAAGCGTTGCGGTCCAGTATGGTCGCGGGCATCTGCCCAGGAGGCATCTCATGAACGCAACCATCTTTACTCGAATCTTGGGCCTTACCTTTATTCTCGTCGGCATCGCGGGCACCGTGACAGGCACACACGCCCACAATCTGGTGATCTTCGGGATCAATATGCCGCACAACCTGGTCCACGTGATCTCCGGCGTCTTCGCCGTTTTTGCTTCGGGCCTGGGGCCGCGTGCGTCGCGGACCTTTTGCCGTATTTTCGGCGTTGTCTACGGCCTTGTCACGATCGCCGGTTTTGCGAGGATCGCGCCAGTGGTGTCCTATCTGAATATCAATGCCGCCGACAACTGGCTTCACCTGGCCATTTCCGTCTCCTGCCTCATCGCGGGCTTCGGAAACCGTAAGCATCGCCGCAAAGAACATCGGCCTTATCGCGAAGAAGCCCTGGCTGCCTAGCGGCCTAACCCTAAGCAGGGAGGCGTCATGGATTCCGAACGCCCTTCAAAAAAAAATTCTCCGGGCGACCCGAATGTGCCCGTGGATTTTTCCGACATCCTCAAAAAAACGGTCGTCATCCGCCGGCCCGTTTC
This region includes:
- a CDS encoding DUF4383 domain-containing protein, with the protein product MNATIFTRILGLTFILVGIAGTVTGTHAHNLVIFGINMPHNLVHVISGVFAVFASGLGPRASRTFCRIFGVVYGLVTIAGFARIAPVVSYLNINAADNWLHLAISVSCLIAGFGNRKHRRKEHRPYREEALAA